GCAATGGCGGCTAAGGCACACCATAAACAGCAATGATTCATCTTGTTTTTTGAGTGTGGACCATTGTAGTAATCTGCAAAACTACACAATCAAAAACTGTGGGTGATGATGCTCTGAAGTGCGCTGCTTTTGTCACTTAAtagttatattattaataaaatttcattACATGTTGTGTCTGCATTATATGTCCAAATAATTGTTGCTAGAATATTTGAGGAACAACCTGTTGCTGTTAATCAGATTGTTGCCATGGAGAAGCATGTCTGTGTCCCTTTGGCATTTCTAACATAGGTTACAATGCAAACAGATAATCGAAACAAACAAAAGAGGAGGAggaaaaaggggggggggggggggggggttggggTTGTTGTGGAGGAAGGGCTTCAGGTTCCTTGTTGACAGATGTTTTACTGAATAATGATTTTATCCTTGCATTGGATAAGAAATTAGTGAATTGAGAAGGGCTGGTTGAAGGACAGTTCTAAGACATTTTATCAAATATTGTATGGAATTTATATGTTTGTTGCCTCAGAATCCATTTCTTTCAAGAAGCTTTGGTTCAGTTCTGATGTTAAATTTGTTGATTAGTTTAGTTTTATGGTTGAAACTTCAGTAAACAAGGTAATAGAGATGGAAAAAGTTATTGGAAGGCTTGATTTTGAGAATAAAATGCATTAGTGGGCATTAATAGATCATTCTTTTTTAATGGCCAATGATGATTAATTCCTATTTGAAATTACAACCATCTTGGAGTTCTTAGCATTGAATCAAATGCGATATCTGGATACAGTAATGGTTATGAGTACTGCCCTTCTGGCTCTGATTTATTCAGAATTGAGTAAGAAAATGACCATTTATCCTGCAATTATAGTTGCATGACTACTGGTTATGTAGTGTGTTTGAGTATTCTGTCGCAGGCTAAGCCTGATCCAAATCATTGTGGAGCAAAGCGGAAGGCTGCAACACCACCTGAAGGAGGTGCTGCTGGGCTCCCATATGCTGGTTTAAAGAAGAAACTCAAGGAAGATTGGAGCTGCGCCCTATGTCAGGTTAGCGCTACAAGTGAAAGAGGTTTGATTGAACATCTCCGAGGCAAGAAGCACAAGGCTAAGGAAGCTAGATTGAGAGCAAATAAGATGGCCAAAAACCCAAGATCTATGCCATTGCCAAAGAACTCTACAAAGCCAGCTAAGCTTGCTACCTGTACAGCAAGCTTAAAACTAGAGGCAAAAGTTGAAGTGGAATCACTTCAAGTTGAGGAAAGTAATAATGACGTAGACGAGAAAACAGGGAATAAACAAGATCCAGTGAACCAAAATGACAAGTTACAATTGCTGAAAAATGTGCATGAAAAAATCTTGAAGAAAAATGGAGCAGCAAAATTGCAGAGAAAGGATAGGAAAGCAGAACTTAGGAAGGCAAAAAAATTTAAGTTCTGGTGTGAAATGTGTCAGATTGGTGCTTACTCTGCGGTGGTGATGGAGGCTCATAGAAAAGGGAAGAAACATCAAGGCAGGCTGGCAGAACTTAATCAAAACAGCGAAGCTGTGTCAACGATCACCACAATGGATGCTAAAGCTGGTGAGAAGGCAAAAGGTacagaaaaagaaaatgagaagatGACGGAAAGTGTCAATGATAATGAGAAAATAACAGAAACTGTTGCAGACAATGAGAAGATACTGGAAAATGTGATTGCAGATGCAGAAACTGTTTGTAGACCATGAGAAGATGACAGAAAGTGTGGTTGCAATGGAGATGGAtcagttcaatcttcaatttcaaGTTAACGATCAAAGTTAAACCGCTTTCAGAAGGTATCCTTTAAGAGTACATAGACTTGGAAGTTCAAGGTTAGCTTTTTCAGTTGCCTGTATTTTAAGTGAATTAAACCCTTGTGTTTTGATTGGTGAATTTCATGAAATTCGCCAGCAAACAATTGACGTTTGGCCCTGGAAATCGGACGTTTCAtgatcaaaattattattatgcCCCCTTGTAGGTTAGAATGGAACACTCCTATGGATACGGTCTTTTAAAAACGCGTACCATATAGCAAGACCGACTCCTTTTCACAATGGAAACTTAGCTTTCAACCATGCAATTGCGAAATTAATACTCTAGCCAGATCACATGGTTCTAATTTTTACATTATTATTCCAACTTGATGTGACAGACCTTTTTGAGTTCCAAAATCCATGAATCCATGCTCGAAATCAAAAGTTTCTATTAGATAAGTACAAAAACCAAAAAGAATGACCCAACGTGATTGCTCTTCAACATGAAGGTTCAATGGTAAAATTCATCTAGACAGTGGCCACGGTTCTTCCACTGTAAGCATCAGTGATAACGTCAACAATTCCAATGGTTGAATATCCTCCCCACCCACCCAGAAGACGTAGCTATATGCGTTACTTGTGGAATTGGTTTTTGGCCCTCCCATCTCACGTCACTTCCCACACCAAACAAGAGAATATGCCAGTGAATGAACTATAATTTCCTTTGATTTGCTGAGCTAAAATAAAATCAACAGCACAGTGACAGAATTTGGAACCTATCATTAGTAATTCCAAGAACAGTGACAGAATTTGGAACCTATCATTAGTAATTCCAAGACAACTTCCTGGATTTCTCCGCCCTAAAGCTCTGCAAAAGCTGAGAGATCAGTCCAGGGCTTTTGCAAAAGCTTAAGGCACAATTAAGGAGATATGCCTCTTCCATCTCCTAAAGCACAAAGAGTGCTCCCCTGAATAAAGACCCAGATtctctaaaataattaataaaataatatgccCAAAAAAATCAAGGCACCAACTAAATCCATAGCTATGGACAAGCTGTATATCAtacatttccagaattttcattcaaGTCCTCCTCAACATTTTCATCATCACCACCATAGTGATGACCTTAATCTCTTCTTCATCTCATCTAAATCAGAGTCAATATCTTCTAGCTTACCTATGTTGACCGTTCATCTAAATCATAGTCAATTCTTGTGTTTTACTAGTTTCTTCAATACCCTGCTGCTTTTGTTAGGAGAAAAAGCTGGAAATCCTTGCAGCCAAGCCACCAAACCAGAGAGAACACAGGCTAGAAATGTTAAATGTTAAATGCTATAACCTTTTTAAACAAAGGAAACAAAACCATAATACACTCCTCAAAGAAGAGAAATTTTAACAAGGCATCGCCTCTTGCACATTGCACTTCAAAAGAGGCACATACTTAAGTGGGTAAATCAAGCACCTTGCTAAAGGAACCTCACTTGCAGGGTCCTAAAGCACCAGACCCATATACTCCTAAGTAAGCACTTTTGACTGCACAGGAAAaactgaccaacagaaataaTGAACACAAATTTGGTATCTCAGCATCAATTCATCTATGATTATAATATATGGATCTATTTTTCCTTTACagataagagaaaaataaatatGAGTTAAACATGACAAGATTAGGCGAGGGAACATTTCCAACCTTACCAAAATATACTCTTCAATCACAATCGATATAAGAACTCAAACCCTCAACGCTACCTGATCCTGCCATGAAATCTTCCTCTTACCTGTCCGGCTTGATCCATTTCCAACACTCCTACAAGCTGATAACTTCATATCACTGTGTTGCTCATCACTCCCACCTCTTACTAAGCATATCTTTGGCTCATCTATTATCACTTCTCCATTAGCCTGTATTTCTTCCTCCTCCCTCTGCAACAAATTTCAATCATACAACTAGTTCATTACAAATGAAACGCATGAATTTGTTGCTATGTCATTAACAACAGTTACCAATTGATTACCGAAATCCGGTTCAGGTCAAAAATAGGACCATTGTTTCTAACAGAAACTTCCTTTCCGCTGTAAATCCTTTCCTTTATATTCAAGTCTGGAATTGTAGCTGAATTACGTAATACAGATTCCTTCCCAATATACGTCCTCTGCTTCTGGCTCAAGTCAAAAATTGGACCAAGGGTTTGCAAAGCAGCTTCTCTTTCACTGTAAAACTTTCCCTTTCTGTTTAAATCAAATCGTGAAGCCGGGCGCTGCACAGCAGCATCATTCCCAATGTAATTCCTTTCTTTGCTTTCTTTCCTTACGGTTCTACTAACATTTACTAAGTTCTGCTTCTGTCCATATTTTGGTTCAGAAGCAGGGTTTTGAGACTGGTTTTGCATCAAAAACTTGTATCGTTGCCTCAGAAACCTACAATTCAAAAGATAAACATTTAATTCAAACTTAAACTATATCTCATTCCAACTCAAGTGCAAATCCACAAAATATATGAGGGCATAATAATATATCCagccttaattaaatataaagagTACCTGATTTCAGACAAAAGGGTCAATTTTTTCTGTTTCATCGTCTCCAATTTCTTTTTCTGAGCTTCTGTTTCCTGTTAAGTGTTTAAAGTTATAAGTCCATATACAGCTAGCTGAAGGCATTGAATTTGAAACCTTACAAGACGAATTGTTAACCAGTTAAAAGCCTGAAGACTACACATTTAAAAAGAATGTTAAAACCATTAGAACAAAAAATCTATGTTCCAAACATGGGCGCAGAAGGTTTTCAGTCAATTTCTGGGCAAAGCTAGGAACCCATAGTGTGGATTCTTCAACCTACTAACAGGAAAAAGGATAAAAGCAAGTTCTTCTTAAACCATATCAATCCACATGAACCTGTAACACTGAATAACACGTACAAAGTGCAAACATATAAAATCAAACAGAACAAAAACTAGGAATTCATTTGTGAAAAAGGTCTGTAAATAGACAGGGATAACCAGGCAAAATCTAAAGGATTTTCCTGTGAAATCCTGAAAGCAGGTAACCATCGAATGGAAAATTTCCAGCCAAACGCACAGTAGATATGGGTGAAGGCAAGTTCTCAAAAACCAAATAAATCAACATAGACGAACATAATCACAAAGAGGCATAAACCAAATCCAGATCGAAATCAGAAGTCCCAGATAAACGCATTAAAAATTTGCCAATAACAAAACAACTGATCTGTTTGGCTGTTGAGTGAAAAGAGAAAACAACAAAGAACACGCAAAGACATCAGAAACCCAAAAATTTCCCCC
Above is a genomic segment from Hevea brasiliensis isolate MT/VB/25A 57/8 chromosome 17, ASM3005281v1, whole genome shotgun sequence containing:
- the LOC110640136 gene encoding uncharacterized protein LOC110640136; the encoded protein is MILPSPEQPPFSLSQFHHCSMEFKFRAVDGRSPAQLPSSSTIGFFSAQAFGANYPNIDPRLSPELMRNKTLQREIEKERIREEIIAKEIAWRVLQAEVRRELMMEREMAMRVGDGEGGGSTFGERPTMRLEPRPWFPFMNQFDNRRLEELSAFHGRGVFDWWLQSPRVSEALVAPVVKPALEDNKDKLIVLAKPDPNHCGAKRKAATPPEGGAAGLPYAGLKKKLKEDWSCALCQVSATSERGLIEHLRGKKHKAKEARLRANKMAKNPRSMPLPKNSTKPAKLATCTASLKLEAKVEVESLQVEESNNDVDEKTGNKQDPVNQNDKLQLLKNVHEKILKKNGAAKLQRKDRKAELRKAKKFKFWCEMCQIGAYSAVVMEAHRKGKKHQGRLAELNQNSEAVSTITTMDAKAGEKAKGTEKENEKMTESVNDNEKITETVADNEKILENVIADAETVCRP
- the LOC110640125 gene encoding uncharacterized protein LOC110640125 encodes the protein MMKRMKGVSAALESSPSPYTTLYEDRRTRLKHQSLMQDYEELCKETEAQKKKLETMKQKKLTLLSEIRFLRQRYKFLMQNQSQNPASEPKYGQKQNLVNVSRTVRKESKERNYIGNDAAVQRPASRFDLNRKGKFYSEREAALQTLGPIFDLSQKQRTYIGKESVLRNSATIPDLNIKERIYSGKEVSVRNNGPIFDLNRISREEEEIQANGEVIIDEPKICLVRGGSDEQHSDMKLSACRSVGNGSSRTGKRKISWQDQVALRV